Proteins co-encoded in one Haladaptatus sp. ZSTT2 genomic window:
- a CDS encoding ABC transporter permease produces MRPTLVLFRGIFLKSIILLTRYAFNTVSELVTIYLFFALIFFGGQAFIGTAFTDSLEGIIVGFFVFTIAVGAYSSVSWDIIREAQWGTLEQLYMSPFGFGRVTTVKVCVNVLISFLWGGAMLALMLLTTGETLALDLVTIVPLLILTLASAVGVGFVTGGLALLYKRIENLFAIIQFTFIGLLAAPVDTYPFLKFLPLALGGDLLGAAMAGDVRLWDLPTGDLLLLTANAVGYVVLGYAIFQYISKKARERGVLGHY; encoded by the coding sequence ATGAGGCCAACGCTCGTCCTTTTTCGGGGCATCTTCCTGAAATCGATTATCCTCCTGACTCGGTATGCGTTCAACACGGTGAGCGAACTCGTCACAATCTACCTGTTTTTCGCGCTCATCTTCTTCGGCGGGCAGGCGTTCATCGGGACGGCGTTCACCGACTCGCTCGAAGGCATCATCGTCGGCTTTTTCGTGTTCACGATTGCGGTCGGTGCCTACTCCTCTGTGTCGTGGGACATCATTCGCGAGGCGCAGTGGGGAACGCTCGAACAGCTCTATATGTCGCCGTTTGGCTTCGGACGGGTAACGACCGTCAAAGTCTGCGTGAACGTCCTCATCAGCTTCCTGTGGGGCGGCGCGATGCTCGCGCTCATGTTGCTCACGACCGGGGAAACGCTCGCCCTCGATCTCGTGACCATCGTCCCACTACTCATCCTCACACTCGCGTCTGCTGTGGGGGTTGGCTTCGTCACCGGCGGACTCGCGCTCTTGTACAAGCGCATCGAGAATCTGTTTGCCATCATCCAGTTTACGTTCATTGGCCTGCTCGCGGCCCCCGTCGACACCTACCCGTTCTTGAAATTCCTGCCGCTCGCGCTTGGTGGCGACCTGCTCGGCGCGGCGATGGCCGGAGACGTGCGCCTGTGGGACCTGCCGACCGGCGACCTGCTGTTGCTCACCGCCAACGCCGTGGGCTACGTCGTGCTTGGCTACGCGATTTTCCAGTACATTAGCAAGAAAGCGCGCGAGAGGGGCGTTTTAGGCCACTACTGA
- a CDS encoding ABC transporter ATP-binding protein: protein MTALIETDGLTKFYGEVRGIEDLTFSVEEGAIFGFLGPNGAGKSTTIRTLLGLLHPTGGEARLLGCDVTDTTALTEAKQEIGHIPGDFHFYRNTTGEKVLDYFARLRGDERREELLELFPVPEDRKVKAYSRGNRQKLAIVQAFMHNPRLVIMDEPTSGLDPLVQETFYDFLLAEQDQGVTTFFSTHILSEVRKICERVAIIRDGKLVALEDIDTLLEKSGKVVRVSLAEDVAPETFKMPGIARTERDDDGYLRLIVTENFDGLIDALAAYTVQDVDIRETSIEDVFMHFYDGDVDA from the coding sequence GTGACTGCGCTTATCGAAACCGATGGGCTCACCAAGTTCTACGGCGAGGTCCGGGGCATCGAGGATTTGACCTTCTCCGTAGAAGAAGGGGCGATATTCGGCTTTCTCGGGCCGAACGGGGCCGGAAAGAGCACGACCATCAGGACGCTCCTTGGCCTCTTGCACCCGACGGGCGGGGAGGCGCGTCTCCTTGGCTGCGACGTGACCGACACGACCGCGCTCACGGAGGCCAAACAGGAAATCGGCCACATCCCCGGCGACTTCCACTTTTATCGAAACACGACCGGCGAGAAGGTGCTCGATTACTTCGCCCGACTCCGTGGCGACGAGCGCCGCGAAGAACTGCTCGAACTGTTTCCCGTGCCCGAAGACCGCAAGGTGAAAGCCTACTCGCGGGGGAATCGCCAAAAACTCGCCATCGTCCAGGCGTTCATGCACAACCCGCGACTTGTCATCATGGACGAGCCAACGTCCGGCCTCGACCCACTCGTCCAAGAAACGTTCTACGACTTTCTGCTCGCAGAACAGGACCAGGGCGTCACGACGTTCTTTTCGACGCACATCCTGAGCGAGGTGCGCAAAATCTGTGAGCGCGTGGCCATCATCCGCGACGGCAAACTCGTCGCGCTCGAAGACATCGACACGCTGCTCGAAAAAAGTGGGAAGGTCGTCCGCGTCTCGCTCGCAGAGGACGTTGCCCCGGAGACGTTCAAAATGCCCGGCATCGCCCGCACCGAGAGAGACGACGACGGCTACCTGCGACTCATCGTCACCGAAAATTTCGATGGGCTCATCGACGCACTCGCAGCGTACACCGTCCAAGATGTGGACATACGCGAAACCTCCATCGAGGACGTGTTCATGCACTTTTACGACGGTGATGTGGATGCTTGA
- a CDS encoding ABC transporter ATP-binding protein has translation MATHDEGPAVTVSGLSKVFGRRGNPPVTAVDDVSFSVERGSVVGLLGPNGAGKTTTIKAILGLLTPTAGNIQVGGVDVQTNPRGVYRNVSAVLEGSRNIYWRLSPRQNVEFFTSLQGIHPKTVREDHDEVFDWLGLTDKVDDPVTNLSRGMKQKTALACAIARDTDVLFLDEPTLGLDVETSLDLRRELRRLAEHDGKTILISSHDMDVVQDVCDRVIIMNEGRVVADERIDDLIALFRSQTYRIAVSHDEAALRTHLHEFEVTNWAVRDGRIEFDVVLRDGDRFYDLMDTLREGGVRLDSVTAIEPDLEDVFLTVTENGGMQ, from the coding sequence ATGGCGACACACGACGAGGGGCCTGCAGTTACCGTGTCAGGACTCTCGAAGGTGTTCGGACGGCGGGGGAACCCACCCGTCACGGCCGTCGATGACGTATCGTTTTCTGTCGAGCGCGGGAGTGTCGTCGGGCTGCTCGGGCCGAACGGCGCGGGCAAAACGACCACCATCAAAGCCATCCTTGGCCTCTTGACGCCGACTGCCGGGAACATTCAGGTGGGTGGCGTTGACGTACAAACCAACCCACGGGGGGTGTACCGAAACGTGAGCGCCGTCCTCGAAGGCTCGCGCAACATCTACTGGCGACTCTCGCCACGACAGAACGTCGAATTTTTCACCAGTTTACAGGGGATTCACCCGAAAACCGTCCGGGAGGACCACGACGAGGTGTTCGACTGGCTCGGCCTTACGGACAAGGTGGACGACCCAGTCACGAACCTCTCGCGCGGGATGAAACAGAAGACGGCCCTCGCCTGTGCGATTGCGCGGGACACGGACGTGCTGTTTCTCGACGAACCGACGCTCGGCCTCGATGTCGAAACCTCACTCGACTTGCGGCGCGAACTCAGGCGCTTGGCCGAACACGACGGAAAGACCATCCTCATCTCCAGTCACGACATGGACGTGGTCCAAGACGTGTGCGACCGCGTCATCATCATGAACGAGGGGCGCGTCGTCGCAGACGAGCGCATCGACGACCTGATTGCCCTGTTTCGCTCACAGACCTACCGCATCGCAGTGTCCCACGACGAAGCCGCGCTCAGAACCCATCTCCACGAGTTCGAAGTGACCAACTGGGCAGTGCGTGACGGTCGCATCGAGTTCGACGTGGTGCTCAGAGACGGCGACCGATTTTACGACCTGATGGACACGCTCCGGGAAGGAGGGGTACGCCTCGACTCGGTCACAGCAATCGAGCCGGATTTAGAAGACGTGTTCCTCACCGTCACCGAAAACGGGGGGATGCAATGA
- a CDS encoding mechanosensitive ion channel family protein yields the protein MLNEMIAFVPNLVGAILILLIGWLVARGAMRLVEYVSDRIELDRVVLATPLGDILGGTEKAVSHSFGLLAYAFVFALAVLAAAEALAIPLLSLWISEAVSYLPSLIAGLLIIVLGFVVADFIGDAIQRTRAATETMYTSWFATGVRLFLYFTVVVIGLDTMGVDVELLYILATAFAGGVAIALALGVGIAVGWGGKDYVAQNIASWMSAARGGITPRSDGPMTGGETPADDD from the coding sequence ATGCTAAACGAGATGATTGCGTTCGTGCCGAACTTGGTCGGCGCAATTCTCATCTTGCTCATCGGTTGGCTCGTCGCCCGAGGGGCAATGCGGTTGGTCGAGTACGTCTCAGACCGCATCGAACTCGACCGCGTCGTCCTCGCCACGCCGCTTGGCGACATCCTTGGTGGGACAGAGAAAGCAGTCTCCCATTCGTTTGGGCTACTCGCCTACGCATTCGTTTTCGCGCTCGCCGTCCTCGCGGCCGCAGAGGCACTCGCCATTCCACTCCTGTCGCTGTGGATTTCAGAGGCCGTGTCCTACCTGCCGTCGCTGATCGCCGGCTTGCTCATCATCGTCCTCGGCTTCGTCGTCGCTGACTTCATCGGCGACGCCATCCAGCGCACCCGCGCGGCGACCGAGACGATGTACACGAGCTGGTTTGCGACGGGCGTTCGCCTGTTCCTCTACTTCACCGTCGTCGTCATCGGACTCGACACGATGGGCGTCGACGTAGAACTGCTCTACATCCTCGCAACCGCCTTCGCCGGCGGGGTGGCAATCGCGCTCGCCCTCGGTGTTGGTATCGCGGTTGGCTGGGGTGGCAAAGACTACGTCGCTCAGAACATCGCAAGCTGGATGAGCGCCGCACGCGGTGGCATCACGCCCCGCTCTGACGGCCCAATGACCGGTGGCGAAACCCCGGCTGACGACGACTAA
- a CDS encoding ABC transporter permease subunit: protein MLEIARFEARRRTRSAAALTILILALIALTIGLYPSISDTGVDLDAYLDTLSPELRQSFVGSVTSLTTIDGYLVSQLYVLVWLLILGIYFAYASASLVSAEIEHRSIDLLLVNPISRTRFIVEKFLALLPVNIAVNGIALVTVYFGVQFVGESLPLADLIALHALFVIYLAACSGLGLVASVIFDDVRRAQGVGIGLLFATYFLDSLTRGTDYEWAGQFSFARYLDPADVLSLGEIDWLGTAILLAVTIGLVILAAELFERKDING from the coding sequence ATGCTTGAGATTGCGCGTTTCGAAGCAAGGCGACGAACACGGAGCGCCGCGGCGCTGACGATTCTCATCCTCGCGCTCATCGCGCTCACGATTGGGCTGTACCCCTCGATTTCCGACACGGGCGTCGATTTAGACGCGTACTTAGACACCCTCTCGCCGGAACTCCGCCAAAGCTTCGTCGGCAGCGTTACCTCGCTCACCACCATCGACGGCTACCTCGTCTCGCAGTTGTACGTGCTCGTGTGGTTGCTCATCCTCGGCATCTACTTCGCCTACGCTTCCGCGTCGCTCGTCTCCGCGGAAATCGAACACCGCTCTATCGACTTGCTGCTCGTCAATCCCATCTCGCGGACCAGATTCATTGTCGAAAAATTCCTGGCGCTCCTCCCGGTGAACATCGCGGTCAACGGAATCGCGCTCGTTACCGTTTACTTCGGCGTCCAGTTCGTGGGTGAGTCGCTACCGCTCGCAGACCTCATTGCACTCCACGCGCTGTTCGTCATCTACCTCGCGGCGTGTTCGGGTCTCGGTCTCGTCGCTTCCGTGATATTCGACGACGTGCGCAGGGCACAGGGCGTCGGCATTGGCCTGCTGTTTGCGACCTACTTCCTCGACTCGCTCACCCGCGGGACGGATTACGAGTGGGCGGGCCAGTTCTCGTTTGCCCGATATCTCGATCCTGCAGACGTGCTCTCCCTCGGGGAAATCGACTGGCTCGGCACGGCGATTCTCCTCGCAGTCACCATCGGTCTCGTGATACTCGCCGCAGAGCTGTTCGAGCGAAAGGACATCAACGGCTGA
- a CDS encoding DUF7563 family protein produces the protein MKQCSNCGGFVTPDFVRVFGTNNDEVFACLNCTTITDLEKYAGTTYGHTEHASSVRWKDVGL, from the coding sequence ATGAAACAATGTTCAAACTGTGGGGGATTCGTTACGCCAGACTTTGTCAGAGTGTTCGGGACCAACAATGATGAAGTGTTTGCGTGCTTGAACTGTACGACGATTACCGACTTAGAGAAGTACGCGGGGACGACGTACGGCCACACCGAACACGCGAGCAGCGTCCGGTGGAAAGACGTCGGCCTGTAA
- a CDS encoding COG1361 S-layer family protein, whose protein sequence is MDVLRVIGVFCLLLACSVGPVAGLQEDTSVAGRPDFTAFIPENTLAPGMTGTVSLYLVNNGKVQITGDDEFEQLVQTARQTTVSVSAPEDSPITVKTATTPVGMLPEGVAGPYPIRLTVAEDAAPGTYRLAVDVEYEYTSKVITRADGSHRFVERSRTQELMVTVVIENQSRFTVLDVESDVAVGETGMVTLTLRNDGTATARDATLLVKSSDSELNFGSGAQSAESFIGTWQPGETKRVTTRVGITSDALVRDYAAEVEVAYKDKDGLSRLSSPLSIGVRPQTGQQFTIDNVSSTLSVGDLGTVTGTVTNTGLTTANDVVVVLQPVSPPFIAHSLAVPVGSLEPGESTQFEFPITVTGNATTGMRRLSATVEYELLTGRQTSDPFSLSVAVAEKQDRFNIEPVNATFEVDSDGILVVRLTNDGMEAVTNVNVRLLAEEPVSSADASTFVSRLNAGESTTMSFDLEVSDDAIPKTKAVTLAIDYEQADGTMRTETQQVPVEVVEGAPQQIPMEAIGLAVVVVAAAAVWWYRRR, encoded by the coding sequence ATGGACGTTTTGCGGGTTATCGGTGTTTTTTGCTTGCTCCTTGCCTGTAGTGTTGGCCCCGTTGCGGGGCTCCAAGAGGATACGAGCGTCGCCGGCCGCCCTGATTTTACGGCGTTTATCCCAGAAAACACCCTCGCGCCGGGAATGACCGGAACCGTGTCGCTGTACCTCGTCAACAACGGGAAGGTGCAGATAACTGGTGACGACGAGTTCGAACAGCTAGTACAGACGGCACGCCAGACCACGGTGTCTGTCTCCGCGCCGGAGGACAGCCCTATCACCGTGAAAACTGCGACCACACCGGTCGGCATGCTTCCCGAGGGCGTCGCGGGGCCGTATCCGATTCGACTCACCGTGGCTGAGGATGCCGCGCCGGGAACCTACCGCCTCGCGGTTGATGTGGAATACGAGTACACTTCGAAGGTTATCACCCGTGCAGACGGGTCACATCGGTTCGTAGAGCGCAGCCGTACGCAGGAACTCATGGTGACTGTGGTCATCGAAAACCAGTCACGCTTCACCGTTCTCGACGTGGAATCAGATGTCGCGGTCGGTGAAACGGGCATGGTCACGCTCACCCTCAGAAACGACGGCACTGCCACCGCGAGAGACGCCACCCTGCTCGTGAAGTCTTCGGACAGCGAACTCAACTTCGGAAGCGGTGCACAGAGTGCAGAAAGCTTCATCGGGACGTGGCAACCGGGGGAGACAAAGCGGGTGACCACCCGCGTCGGCATCACTTCCGATGCGCTCGTGCGTGACTACGCCGCAGAAGTGGAAGTGGCGTATAAAGATAAAGACGGGCTGAGCAGGCTCTCCAGCCCGCTTTCGATTGGGGTTCGCCCGCAGACGGGCCAGCAGTTCACCATCGACAACGTGTCGAGCACGCTCAGCGTCGGCGACCTTGGGACGGTTACGGGGACGGTGACGAACACCGGCCTGACGACGGCAAACGACGTGGTGGTCGTCCTCCAACCCGTCTCGCCGCCGTTTATCGCCCACTCCCTTGCGGTGCCGGTCGGTTCGCTCGAACCCGGCGAAAGCACCCAGTTCGAGTTCCCGATTACGGTGACGGGGAACGCCACGACTGGGATGAGACGACTTTCGGCGACGGTCGAATATGAGTTGCTTACTGGGAGACAAACCTCCGACCCGTTCTCGCTTTCGGTCGCGGTGGCCGAGAAACAAGACCGCTTCAACATCGAACCCGTGAACGCGACGTTCGAAGTCGATTCAGACGGCATCCTCGTGGTCCGCCTCACGAACGACGGGATGGAGGCGGTCACGAACGTCAACGTTAGACTGCTCGCAGAAGAACCCGTTTCGAGTGCCGACGCTTCGACATTCGTCTCCCGCCTCAACGCCGGTGAATCGACCACCATGTCGTTCGACCTCGAGGTGTCAGACGACGCGATTCCGAAAACCAAGGCGGTGACGCTCGCTATCGACTACGAACAAGCAGACGGCACGATGCGCACCGAAACCCAGCAGGTTCCGGTGGAAGTTGTCGAAGGTGCTCCACAGCAGATTCCGATGGAGGCGATTGGCCTCGCAGTGGTCGTCGTCGCGGCGGCAGCCGTGTGGTGGTATCGCCGTCGCTAG
- the dinB gene encoding DNA polymerase IV yields MANRDGARLPGVPDEDGPARIILHVDMDCFYAACERLREPELVGKPVIVGMGYEPGETIGAVATASYEARAFGIESAQAISKALDTLPRIEAVADGEAGGYYRSVDLDFYKSVSAEVKAILRDCADTLREVSIDEAYLDVTERTAWDKTADGSRTLAEGYARYIKQRIEREVGVTASIGVAPNMSAAKVASDFDKPDGLTVVEPGTVREFFAPLSIEAVHGIGPVTARSLRDLGIETAGDLAAADRDDLVDQFGERGRELYERANGRDTRVVEPVGKPKSFSRESAFPPTADVSEHQTTVSRLAEAVAARADREGALYQTIGIKVVTPPFDVHTRARSLPGPVQDPALVESVALSLLTEFEGETARKLGVRVSKLSFAAEDQASLDSWSGATSSEPREKSSQPVSEQSREGQQSLTDF; encoded by the coding sequence ATGGCCAATCGAGATGGTGCCCGGCTGCCGGGGGTTCCCGACGAAGACGGCCCTGCGCGCATCATCTTGCACGTCGATATGGACTGTTTTTATGCCGCCTGTGAGCGCCTGCGCGAGCCCGAGCTGGTCGGCAAGCCCGTCATCGTCGGCATGGGCTACGAACCCGGTGAGACGATTGGCGCGGTGGCGACGGCGAGCTACGAGGCGCGCGCGTTCGGCATCGAGAGCGCCCAAGCCATCTCGAAAGCCCTCGACACGCTCCCGCGCATCGAAGCCGTAGCCGACGGCGAGGCAGGCGGCTACTACCGGTCTGTCGACCTCGACTTCTACAAGTCCGTGAGCGCGGAGGTCAAAGCCATCCTCCGCGACTGCGCGGACACCCTCCGGGAGGTGAGCATCGACGAAGCCTATCTCGACGTGACCGAGCGCACCGCGTGGGACAAAACCGCAGATGGGAGCCGGACGCTCGCAGAAGGCTACGCCCGCTACATCAAACAGCGCATCGAACGCGAGGTGGGCGTGACCGCGAGCATCGGCGTCGCGCCGAACATGAGCGCGGCGAAGGTCGCAAGCGATTTCGACAAACCCGACGGGCTGACCGTGGTTGAGCCGGGAACTGTCCGCGAATTTTTCGCGCCACTCTCCATCGAGGCCGTCCACGGAATCGGCCCGGTCACGGCCCGTTCGCTGCGCGACCTCGGTATCGAAACTGCGGGCGACCTCGCTGCCGCAGACCGCGACGACCTCGTAGACCAGTTTGGCGAACGCGGCCGCGAACTCTACGAGCGAGCGAACGGCAGGGACACGCGGGTCGTAGAGCCGGTTGGCAAGCCAAAGAGTTTCTCACGGGAATCGGCCTTTCCCCCGACGGCAGACGTAAGCGAGCACCAAACCACGGTTTCGCGGCTTGCGGAAGCAGTCGCCGCGCGCGCAGACCGCGAAGGCGCGCTCTACCAGACCATTGGCATCAAGGTGGTGACCCCGCCGTTCGACGTCCACACGCGTGCCCGGTCGCTGCCCGGCCCCGTTCAAGACCCGGCCCTCGTCGAGTCGGTGGCGCTCTCGTTGCTCACCGAGTTCGAGGGCGAAACGGCGCGCAAACTCGGCGTTCGCGTCTCCAAACTCTCGTTCGCCGCAGAAGACCAGGCCAGCCTCGATAGCTGGAGTGGGGCGACGTCAAGCGAACCACGAGAAAAATCGAGCCAGCCCGTGAGTGAACAATCTCGGGAAGGCCAACAGTCGCTGACTGATTTCTAA
- a CDS encoding aldo/keto reductase, translating to MDDAVNRSPVNGIPALGLGTYKNTNFGSCVASVRNALDIGFRHIDTAQYYENEAAVGEGIRTSPVSREAVFLASKVWFDDLAYDDVVRTARESLDRLGVDSLDMLYVHWPAESYDPEATLTAFSDLKRDGLIDNIGVSNFTPELLTEAREQCDAPIKANQVEMHPLLQQDELRAYAERHDIALVAYSPLMHGNVGDVREVCEVTEKHETTPEQVTLAWLLDKGVVPIPKATSRAHIRANWESQFLALDDEDIAHIDGISEEKRLGNPAFAPW from the coding sequence ATGGATGACGCTGTGAACCGTTCGCCAGTCAACGGGATTCCCGCGCTCGGACTTGGAACGTACAAAAACACCAACTTCGGTTCGTGCGTGGCAAGCGTCAGAAACGCCCTCGATATTGGGTTTCGCCACATCGACACCGCCCAGTACTACGAGAACGAGGCCGCGGTTGGCGAGGGTATCAGGACGTCTCCCGTTTCGCGGGAAGCGGTCTTCCTCGCGTCGAAAGTGTGGTTCGATGACCTCGCCTACGACGACGTGGTTCGGACGGCGCGAGAGAGTCTTGACCGGTTGGGCGTCGACTCACTCGACATGCTGTACGTCCACTGGCCAGCCGAAAGCTACGACCCGGAAGCCACGCTCACAGCCTTCAGCGACCTCAAACGGGACGGTCTAATCGACAATATCGGCGTGAGCAACTTCACCCCGGAACTGCTCACCGAAGCACGCGAACAGTGTGACGCCCCCATCAAAGCGAATCAAGTCGAGATGCACCCCTTGCTCCAACAAGACGAGTTGCGCGCCTACGCAGAGCGCCACGATATCGCGCTCGTCGCCTACTCGCCACTCATGCACGGCAACGTAGGCGACGTGCGCGAAGTGTGCGAGGTGACAGAAAAACACGAGACGACGCCCGAACAGGTCACGCTCGCGTGGCTCCTCGACAAAGGCGTGGTTCCCATCCCGAAAGCGACGAGTCGCGCCCACATCCGAGCCAATTGGGAGAGTCAGTTTTTGGCGTTGGACGACGAGGACATCGCGCACATCGACGGAATCTCAGAGGAAAAGCGGCTTGGCAACCCGGCGTTCGCGCCGTGGTGA